A window from Dioscorea cayenensis subsp. rotundata cultivar TDr96_F1 chromosome 10, TDr96_F1_v2_PseudoChromosome.rev07_lg8_w22 25.fasta, whole genome shotgun sequence encodes these proteins:
- the LOC120270786 gene encoding mitotic spindle checkpoint protein MAD2 — protein MASRTATKDIITLRGSAAIVSEFFGYAANSILYNRGVYPEESFAKVKKYGLPMLLSQDEGVKSFISSLTSQLSEWLEAGKLQRVVLVIMSKASSEVLERWNFNIETDGEVVEKGVAREKSDKEIMREIQAIMRQIASSITYLPCLDEPCVFDVLAYTDKDVAVPFTWIESDAKLIKNPQMVKLHSFDTKIHKVDTLVSYKNDDWDDQE, from the exons ATGGCCTCAAGAACCGCCACAAAGGACATCATCACCTTGAGAGGCTCCGCTGCCATTGTTAGCGAGTTTTTCG GTTATGCTGCTAATAG TATTCTATATAACCGTGGAGTTTACCCGGAAGAGAGTTTTGCAAAGGTGAAGAAGTATGGGCTGCCAATGCTTTTGTCACAGGATGAGGGTGTGAAGTCCTTCATCTCAAGTCTCACTTCTCAACTCTctg AATGGTTGGAGGCAGGGAAGTTGCAAAGGGTTGTGCTTGTGATAATGAGCAAGGCCTCATCAGAGGTTTTGGAGAGATGGAACTTCAACATTGAGACTGATGGTGAAGTTGTGGAGAAGGG AGTTGCAAGGGAGAAGAGTGATAAGGAAATTATGAGAGAGATTCAAGCGATTATGCGACAAATTGCTTCTTCGATCACTTACTTGCCTTGTCTTGATGAACCAT GTGTGTTTGATGTGTTGGCTTACACTGATAAGGATGTTGCTGTGCCATTCACTTGGATTGAAAGTGATGCAAAATTGATCAAGAATCCACAGATGGTGAAACTTCATTCTTTTGATACCAAG ATACATAAAGTGGACACACTGGTTTCATACAAGAATGATGATTGGGATGATCAGGAatga
- the LOC120270418 gene encoding uncharacterized protein LOC120270418 isoform X1 has protein sequence MLKFRFVPEETTKMRLLASAPGGHSNAAQVFVYIPLRTSTPFASSPARNGASRLHRQRPTPPWNLSVHDLRRRSRPISSNSRSFIPMSRTCSPRTGFLPSRKNHEGYIPQSCTAASSLSPSSPPQLPLLLQSRSPVVSAHLTPHDAPQRSEEWFALRKDKLTTSTFSTALGFWKGNRRSELWHQKVFIPDEIVFEAAAKAAMDWGVSREPAAIEQYKAITGREVGSLGFAIHAEARYGWLGASPDGLIGLHPDAGILEVKCPYNKGKPELALPWQVMPYYYMPQVQGQMEIMDRDWVDLYCWTPNGSALFRVLRDRSYWELMHGILRDFWWNNVVPAREAVLMGREDEAKVYEPKPKHGLTGFIIGRSRKLAAEARLLCRDIGGHLEFFQ, from the exons ATGCTTAAATTTCGGTTCGTGCCCGAAGAGACAACAAAAATGAGACTTTTAGCCTCGGCTCCCGGGGGTCATTCAAATGCCGCTCAGGTGTTTGTTTATATTCCTCTGAGAACTTCTACTCCTTTTGCTTCCTCTCCAGCTCGCAATGGCGCTTCCCGGCTCCACAGACAACGCCCCACCCCTCCATGGAACCTCTCAG TGCATGATCTTCGTAGGAGAAGCCGACCAATTTCAAGCAACAGCCGATCTTTCATCCCAATGTCACGGACCTGTTCTCCTCGCACCGGTTTCCTACCATCAAGAAAAAATCATGAAGGCTACATTCCCCAATCTTGCACTGCTGCCTCATCCTTGTCCCCTTCATCACCACCACAACTACCACTACTTTTACAATCCCGATCTCCAGTGGTATCTGCCCACCTCACCCCTCACGACGCACCGCAGCGCTCAGAAGAGTGGTTTGCTCTTCGCAAAGACAAACTGACTACAAGCACCTTCAGCACCGCGCTTGGCTTCTGGAAGGGTAACCGGAGGTCAGAGCTGTGGCACCAGAAAGTGTTCATCCCGGATGAAATAGTGTTTGAGGCAGCTGCCAAGGCCGCCATGGACTGGGGTGTGTCCCGAGAGCCGGCAGCAATTGAACAGTACAAGGCCATCACTGGCAGGGAAGTTGGCTCACTAGGCTTTGCAATTCATGCAGAAGCTCGCTATGGGTGGCTTGGAGCCTCGCCTGATGGTCTCATTGGTTTACATCCCGATGCCGGTATTCTAGAGGTGAAATGTCCATATAACAAAGGTAAACCCGAGCTCGCGCTCCCTTGGCAGGTAATGCCATACTATTACATGCCACAGGTGCAGGGGCAAATGGAGATCATGGACAGAGATTGGGTAGACTTGTACTGTTGGACACCGAATGGAAGCGCACTCTTTCGGGTATTGAGGGATCGGAGTTATTGGGAACTGATGCATGGGATCCTTCGCGACTTCTGGTGGAACAATGTGGTGCCGGCGAGAGAAGCTGTGCTAATGGGGCGGGAAGACGAGGCTAAGGTCTACGAACCTAAACCAAAACATGGGTTGACAGGGTTCATCATTGGCAGGAGCAGGAAACTGGCGGCCGAGGCCAGGTTGTTGTGCAGGGACATTGGTGGTCATCTGGAATTCTTCCAGTGA
- the LOC120270631 gene encoding trihelix transcription factor GT-1-like isoform X2, with translation MYLSEKRRPIETMLGVIANAAIPTQQPMIMADSSGGEEHEIKAPKKRAETWVQEETRSLIGFRREMDGLFNTSKSNKHLWEQISAKMRDKGYDRSATMCTDKWRNLLKEFKKAKHRDRGSGSSKMSYYKELDELLKERSRNGNYKSPANSKVDSYLQFSDKGLEDAGIPFGPVEATGRSELNLERRLEHDPHTLAITASDPVAANGVPPWNWRDNSANGGDNQASYGGRVILVKWGEYARKIGIDGTADAIKEAIKSAFGLRTRRAFWLEDEDEVVRSLDRDMPLGTYTLHLDEGVTIKVCVYDDTDRIPVRTEDKTLYTEEDFRDFLSRRCWAGLRELSGFRTVDIFDDLRSDCIYQGVRSD, from the exons ATGTACCTGTCGGAGAAGCGCCGCCCGATCGAGACGATGCTTGGAGTCATCGCCAACGCCGCAATCCCTACCCAGCAGCCGATGATCATGGCGGACAGCAGCGGGGGTGAGGAGCACGAGATAAAAGCCCCGAAGAAGCGCGCTGAGACCTGGGTTCAAGAAGAAACCCGTAGCTTGATCGGTTTCCGCCGAGAAATGGATGGCCTTTTCAACACCTCCAAGTCGAACAAGCACCTCTGGGAGCAGATCTCGGCCAAGATGAGGGATAAGGGTTATGATAGGTCTGCGACGATGTGCACTGATAAATGGAGGAACTTGTTGAAGGAGTTCAAGAAGGCGAAGCATAGGGATAGAGGGAGCGGGTCTTCTAAGATGTCTTATTACAAGGAGCTTGATGAGTTGCTCAAGGAGAGGAGCAGGAATGGTAATTACAAGAGCCCGGCGAACTCTAAGGTTGATTCATACCTCCAGTTCTCAGATAAAg GACTTGAAGATGCCGGTATTCCATTTGGACCTGTAGAAG CTACTGGTAGGTCCGAACTCAATTTGGAAAGACGTTTGGAGCATGACCCACATACTCTTGCCATAACAGCATCTGATCCAGTTGCGGCCAATGGAGTTCCCCCATGGAACTGGAGAGACAACTCAGCTAATG GTGGAGATAACCAAGCTTCTTATGGTGGAAGAGTCATTTTAGTGAAGTGGGGAGAATATGCTCGAAAGATAGGTATTGATGGCACTGCAGACGCCATTAAGGAGGCCATCAAATCGGCTTTTGGATTAAGAACAAGAAGGGCATTTTGGCTAGAGGATGAAGATGAGGTTGTTCGCAGCCTTGACAGGGACATGCCATTGGGAACTTACACTCTCCATCTTGATGAAG GGGTAACAATTAAAGTATGTGTCTATGATGATACCGACCGCATACCAGTACGAACCGAAGACAAGACACTCTATACTGAAGAAGACTTCCGTGATTTTCTCTCTCGGCGCTGCTGGGCTGGCCTCAGGGAGTTGAGCGGATTTAGAACCGTGGACATTTTTGATGACCTTCGCTCCGATTGCATATATCAAGGCGTAAGATCGGATTAA
- the LOC120270631 gene encoding trihelix transcription factor GT-1-like isoform X3, protein MYLSEKRRPIETMLGVIANAAIPTQQPMIMADSSGGEEHEIKAPKKRAETWVQEETRSLIGFRREMDGLFNTSKSNKHLWEQISAKMRDKGYDRSATMCTDKWRNLLKEFKKAKHRDRGSGSSKMSYYKELDELLKERSRNGNYKSPANSKVDSYLQFSDKGLEDAGIPFGPVEATGRSELNLERRLEHDPHTLAITASDPVAANGVPPWNWRDNSANGNTPADGGDNQASYGGRVILVKWGEYARKIGIDGTADAIKEAIKSAFGLRTRRAFWLEDEDEVVRSLDRDMPLGTYTLHLDEVSCAQFNVAEVLTSICH, encoded by the exons ATGTACCTGTCGGAGAAGCGCCGCCCGATCGAGACGATGCTTGGAGTCATCGCCAACGCCGCAATCCCTACCCAGCAGCCGATGATCATGGCGGACAGCAGCGGGGGTGAGGAGCACGAGATAAAAGCCCCGAAGAAGCGCGCTGAGACCTGGGTTCAAGAAGAAACCCGTAGCTTGATCGGTTTCCGCCGAGAAATGGATGGCCTTTTCAACACCTCCAAGTCGAACAAGCACCTCTGGGAGCAGATCTCGGCCAAGATGAGGGATAAGGGTTATGATAGGTCTGCGACGATGTGCACTGATAAATGGAGGAACTTGTTGAAGGAGTTCAAGAAGGCGAAGCATAGGGATAGAGGGAGCGGGTCTTCTAAGATGTCTTATTACAAGGAGCTTGATGAGTTGCTCAAGGAGAGGAGCAGGAATGGTAATTACAAGAGCCCGGCGAACTCTAAGGTTGATTCATACCTCCAGTTCTCAGATAAAg GACTTGAAGATGCCGGTATTCCATTTGGACCTGTAGAAG CTACTGGTAGGTCCGAACTCAATTTGGAAAGACGTTTGGAGCATGACCCACATACTCTTGCCATAACAGCATCTGATCCAGTTGCGGCCAATGGAGTTCCCCCATGGAACTGGAGAGACAACTCAGCTAATGGTAATACACCTGCAGATG GTGGAGATAACCAAGCTTCTTATGGTGGAAGAGTCATTTTAGTGAAGTGGGGAGAATATGCTCGAAAGATAGGTATTGATGGCACTGCAGACGCCATTAAGGAGGCCATCAAATCGGCTTTTGGATTAAGAACAAGAAGGGCATTTTGGCTAGAGGATGAAGATGAGGTTGTTCGCAGCCTTGACAGGGACATGCCATTGGGAACTTACACTCTCCATCTTGATGAAG TTTCCTGCGCACAATTCAATGTAGCCGAGGTGTTGACTAGCATTTGTCACTGA
- the LOC120270645 gene encoding uncharacterized protein LOC120270645, with the protein MSSTTLSRWLRPEVYPLFLAVGTAVGICGMQLIRNISTNPEVRVTKENRAAGILENFEEGEKYAQHGLRKFLRNKSPEIMPTVNDFFSKPN; encoded by the exons ATGTCTTCCACCACTCTTAGCCGATGGTTGAGGCCTGAG GTGTATCCACTCTTCTTAGCTGTTGGTACTGCTGTTGGTATATGTGGCATGCAACTGATTAGGAACATCTCCACCAACCCTGAAGTGAG GGTGACCAAAGAAAACAGAGCTGCCGGAATTCTTGAGAACTTCGAAGAGGGAGAGAAATATGCTCAACATGGTCTGCGAAAATTTCTCCGCAACAAGTCACCCGAGATCATGCCGACTGTCAATGATTTCTTCTCAAAGCCGAATTGA
- the LOC120270418 gene encoding uncharacterized protein LOC120270418 isoform X2 — protein MEPLRRSRPISSNSRSFIPMSRTCSPRTGFLPSRKNHEGYIPQSCTAASSLSPSSPPQLPLLLQSRSPVVSAHLTPHDAPQRSEEWFALRKDKLTTSTFSTALGFWKGNRRSELWHQKVFIPDEIVFEAAAKAAMDWGVSREPAAIEQYKAITGREVGSLGFAIHAEARYGWLGASPDGLIGLHPDAGILEVKCPYNKGKPELALPWQVMPYYYMPQVQGQMEIMDRDWVDLYCWTPNGSALFRVLRDRSYWELMHGILRDFWWNNVVPAREAVLMGREDEAKVYEPKPKHGLTGFIIGRSRKLAAEARLLCRDIGGHLEFFQ, from the exons ATGGAACCTCTCAG GAGAAGCCGACCAATTTCAAGCAACAGCCGATCTTTCATCCCAATGTCACGGACCTGTTCTCCTCGCACCGGTTTCCTACCATCAAGAAAAAATCATGAAGGCTACATTCCCCAATCTTGCACTGCTGCCTCATCCTTGTCCCCTTCATCACCACCACAACTACCACTACTTTTACAATCCCGATCTCCAGTGGTATCTGCCCACCTCACCCCTCACGACGCACCGCAGCGCTCAGAAGAGTGGTTTGCTCTTCGCAAAGACAAACTGACTACAAGCACCTTCAGCACCGCGCTTGGCTTCTGGAAGGGTAACCGGAGGTCAGAGCTGTGGCACCAGAAAGTGTTCATCCCGGATGAAATAGTGTTTGAGGCAGCTGCCAAGGCCGCCATGGACTGGGGTGTGTCCCGAGAGCCGGCAGCAATTGAACAGTACAAGGCCATCACTGGCAGGGAAGTTGGCTCACTAGGCTTTGCAATTCATGCAGAAGCTCGCTATGGGTGGCTTGGAGCCTCGCCTGATGGTCTCATTGGTTTACATCCCGATGCCGGTATTCTAGAGGTGAAATGTCCATATAACAAAGGTAAACCCGAGCTCGCGCTCCCTTGGCAGGTAATGCCATACTATTACATGCCACAGGTGCAGGGGCAAATGGAGATCATGGACAGAGATTGGGTAGACTTGTACTGTTGGACACCGAATGGAAGCGCACTCTTTCGGGTATTGAGGGATCGGAGTTATTGGGAACTGATGCATGGGATCCTTCGCGACTTCTGGTGGAACAATGTGGTGCCGGCGAGAGAAGCTGTGCTAATGGGGCGGGAAGACGAGGCTAAGGTCTACGAACCTAAACCAAAACATGGGTTGACAGGGTTCATCATTGGCAGGAGCAGGAAACTGGCGGCCGAGGCCAGGTTGTTGTGCAGGGACATTGGTGGTCATCTGGAATTCTTCCAGTGA
- the LOC120270417 gene encoding F-box protein SKIP14-like, with amino-acid sequence MDFSSCSIFPVSSHLNDEFSSMGNRSSGGSWSPCLLNWDFNHGGDREQGHDFSHLDPIDLLPSDPFGMNLNTTFTAALASWWIRDHGISLDDYGFGGDYLVSSFSDYGYGGWLPLYESQFNAGTLSDFGSEAQDWGFIQAVDRGESSNPNQMEEACDSGEEDYPHDALMYSLAYLGVRDLLSVEMVCRSLRNTVQSDSLLWRCIHIESPLSERMTDDDLFRLTSRAQGNLHYLSLVGCMHITDDGLKHVLETNPRLKKLRIPGCVRLSLEGLINNLKALKSSAMLGITHLRLGKLFGVTSENYDELKLLLGVDRLEQSNARKPRLYHHGPHSLAFDDDRPLDIEMCSLCQKLKLVFDCPSEGCQEKPEECRACDICIARCIQCGRCIKNCEYEETFLLENLCSSCWKETPTPAA; translated from the exons ATGGACTTTTCATCTTGTTCAATATTCCCAGTGTCAAGCCACCTCAATGATGAGTTCTCATCAATGGGAAATAGGAGCTCTGGAGGCTCATGGAGTCCATGTTTATTGAATTGGGATTTTAATCATGGAGGGGATAGAGAACAAGGCCATGATTTCAGTCATCTTGATCCTATCGACCTCCTGCCATCTGATCCCTTTGGGATGAATCTCAACACCACTTTTACAGCCGCTCTTGCAAGTTGGTGGATCAGAGATCATGGCATTAGTCTTGATGATTATGGCTTTGGTGGTGATTATTTGGTCTCAAGCTTTAGTGATTATGGCTATGGTGGTTGGCTACCTTTATATGAGTCGCAGTTTAATGCTGGAACTCTATCTGATTTTGGGAGTGAAGCTCAAGATTGGGGTTTTATTCAAGCTGTTGACAGAGGGGAGTCCTCAAATCCTAACCAGATGGAAGAAGCATGTGATAGTGGTGAAGAGGATTATCCACATGATGCTTTGATGTACTCACTGGCTTATTTGGGTGTTCGCGATCTCCTTTCTGTTGAGATGGTGTGCAGGTCTCTCAGGAACACTGTTCAAAGTGATTCTCTTTTGTGGAGATGTATCCACATAGAGTCACCTTTGAGTGAGAGGATGACAGATGATGATCTCTTTCGCTTGACAAGTCGTGCCCAAGGAAATTTACATTACTTGAGTCTGGTAGGGTGTATGCACATCACAGATGACGGTCTGAAGCATGTGCTTGAGACCAACCCAAGGCTTAAAAAG CTCAGGATTCCTGGATGTGTGAGATTAAGTCTTGAAGGACTTATTAACAATCTGAAGGCTCTCAAGTCTTCAGCAATGCTAGGGATTACCCACCTAAGGCTCGGGAAGCTGTTTGGAGTGACATCGGAAAATTATGATGAGCTGAAATTATTATTAGGAGTTGACAGACTTGAGCAGTCCAATGCTCGCAAGCCACGTTTATATCACCATGGTCCTCACTCTCTGGCTTTTGATGATGACCGTCCTTTGGATATTGAGATGTGCTCACTGTGTCAAAAGTTGAAGCTTGTTTTTGACTGCCCCTCTGAAGGTTGCCAAGAAAAGCCTGAGGAGTGTAGGGCTTGTGATATTTGCATTGCAAGGTGCATCCAGTGTGGTAGGTGCATCAAGAATTGTGAGTATGAAGAGACATTCTTGTTGGAAAATTTATGTTCTAGCTGTTGGAAGGAAACACCCACCCCGGCAGCTTGA
- the LOC120270631 gene encoding trihelix transcription factor GT-1-like isoform X1: MYLSEKRRPIETMLGVIANAAIPTQQPMIMADSSGGEEHEIKAPKKRAETWVQEETRSLIGFRREMDGLFNTSKSNKHLWEQISAKMRDKGYDRSATMCTDKWRNLLKEFKKAKHRDRGSGSSKMSYYKELDELLKERSRNGNYKSPANSKVDSYLQFSDKGLEDAGIPFGPVEATGRSELNLERRLEHDPHTLAITASDPVAANGVPPWNWRDNSANGNTPADGGDNQASYGGRVILVKWGEYARKIGIDGTADAIKEAIKSAFGLRTRRAFWLEDEDEVVRSLDRDMPLGTYTLHLDEGVTIKVCVYDDTDRIPVRTEDKTLYTEEDFRDFLSRRCWAGLRELSGFRTVDIFDDLRSDCIYQGVRSD; encoded by the exons ATGTACCTGTCGGAGAAGCGCCGCCCGATCGAGACGATGCTTGGAGTCATCGCCAACGCCGCAATCCCTACCCAGCAGCCGATGATCATGGCGGACAGCAGCGGGGGTGAGGAGCACGAGATAAAAGCCCCGAAGAAGCGCGCTGAGACCTGGGTTCAAGAAGAAACCCGTAGCTTGATCGGTTTCCGCCGAGAAATGGATGGCCTTTTCAACACCTCCAAGTCGAACAAGCACCTCTGGGAGCAGATCTCGGCCAAGATGAGGGATAAGGGTTATGATAGGTCTGCGACGATGTGCACTGATAAATGGAGGAACTTGTTGAAGGAGTTCAAGAAGGCGAAGCATAGGGATAGAGGGAGCGGGTCTTCTAAGATGTCTTATTACAAGGAGCTTGATGAGTTGCTCAAGGAGAGGAGCAGGAATGGTAATTACAAGAGCCCGGCGAACTCTAAGGTTGATTCATACCTCCAGTTCTCAGATAAAg GACTTGAAGATGCCGGTATTCCATTTGGACCTGTAGAAG CTACTGGTAGGTCCGAACTCAATTTGGAAAGACGTTTGGAGCATGACCCACATACTCTTGCCATAACAGCATCTGATCCAGTTGCGGCCAATGGAGTTCCCCCATGGAACTGGAGAGACAACTCAGCTAATGGTAATACACCTGCAGATG GTGGAGATAACCAAGCTTCTTATGGTGGAAGAGTCATTTTAGTGAAGTGGGGAGAATATGCTCGAAAGATAGGTATTGATGGCACTGCAGACGCCATTAAGGAGGCCATCAAATCGGCTTTTGGATTAAGAACAAGAAGGGCATTTTGGCTAGAGGATGAAGATGAGGTTGTTCGCAGCCTTGACAGGGACATGCCATTGGGAACTTACACTCTCCATCTTGATGAAG GGGTAACAATTAAAGTATGTGTCTATGATGATACCGACCGCATACCAGTACGAACCGAAGACAAGACACTCTATACTGAAGAAGACTTCCGTGATTTTCTCTCTCGGCGCTGCTGGGCTGGCCTCAGGGAGTTGAGCGGATTTAGAACCGTGGACATTTTTGATGACCTTCGCTCCGATTGCATATATCAAGGCGTAAGATCGGATTAA